The following coding sequences lie in one Hippopotamus amphibius kiboko isolate mHipAmp2 chromosome 17, mHipAmp2.hap2, whole genome shotgun sequence genomic window:
- the FOXJ1 gene encoding forkhead box protein J1, with amino-acid sequence MAESWLRLSGAGAAEEAGLEGGLEEPDALDDSLTSLQWLQEFSILNAKAPALPSGGTDPHGYHQVPGSTAPGSPLAADPACLGQPHTPGKPTSSCTSRSAPPGLQAPPPEDVDYATNPHVKPPYSYATLICMAMQASKATKITLSAIYKWITDNFCYFRHADPTWQNSIRHNLSLNKCFIKVPREKDEPGKGGFWRIDPQYAERLLNGAFKKRRLPPVHIHPAFARQAAPEPSAAPWAGPLTVNTEAQQLLREFEEATGEAGWGAGEGRLGHKRKQPLPKRVAKVPRPSSTLLLTQEEQGELEPLKGNFDWEAIFDAGTLGGELGTLEALELSPPLSPASHGDVDLTVHGHHIDCPATWGPPGEQAADSLDFDETFLATSFLQHPWDESGSSCLPPEPLFEAGDATLAADLHDWASVGAFL; translated from the exons ATGGCGGAGAGCTGGCTACGCCTCTCGGGAGCAGGGGCGGCGGAGGAGGCCGGACTGGAGGGCGGCCTGGAGGAGCCCGACGCCCTGGATGACAGCCTGACCAGCCTGCAGTGGCTGCAGGAATTCTCGATTCTCAACGCCAAGGCCCCCGCCCTGCCTTCGGGGGGCACCGACCCCCACGGCTACCACCAGGTGCCAGGCTCGACGGCGCCCGGGTCTCCCCTGGCAGCCGATCCCGCCTGCCTGGGGCAGCCGCACACGCCCGGCAAGCCCACGTCCTCGTGCACGTCGCGGAGCGCGCCCCCGGGGCTGCAGGCCCCGCCTCCCGAGGACGTGGACTACGCCACCAACCCGCACGTGAAGCCGCCCTACTCCTACGCCACGCTCATCTGCATGGCTATGCAGGCCAGCAAGGCCACCAAGATCACCCTGTCGGCTATCTACAAGTGGATCACGGACAACTTCTGCTACTTCCGCCATGCTGATCCCACCTGGCAG AATTCCATCCGCCACAACCTATCCCTGAACAAGTGCTTCATCAAGGTGCCTCGGGAGAAGGACGAGCCGGGCAAGGGGGGCTTCTGGCGTATCGACCCCCAGTACGCCGAGCGGCTGCTGAATGGGGCCTTCAAGAAGCGGCGGCTGCCCCCGGTCCACATCCACCCGGCCTTCGCCCGCCAGGCCGCGCCGGAGCCCAGCGCCGCCCCGTGGGCCGGGCCGCTGACCGTGAACACCGAGGCCCAGCAGCTGCTGCGGGAGTTCGAGGAGGCCACCGGGGAGGCGGGCTGGGGCGCGGGCGAGGGCAGGCTCGGGCATAAGCGCAAACAGCCGCTGCCCAAGCGGGTGGCCAAGGTCCCACGGCCCTCCAGCACCCTGCTGCTGACCCAGGAGGAGCAGGGCGAGCTGGAACCCCTCAAGGGCAACTTTGACTGGGAGGCCATCTTCGATGCCGGCACGCTGGGCGGGGAGCTGGGCACCCTGGAGGCCCTGGAGCTGAGCCCACCGCTGAGCCCCGCCTCGCACGGGGACGTGGACCTCACCGTCCACGGCCACCACATCGACTGCCCTGCTACCTGGGGGCCTCCGGGGGAGCAGGCTGCCGACAGCCTGGACTTCGACGAGACCTTCCTGGCCACATCCTTCCTGCAGCACCCCTGGGACGAGAGTGGCAGCAGCTGCCTGCCCCCGGAGCCCCTCTTTGAGGCCGGGGATGCCACCCTGGCCGCTGACCTGCATGACTGGGCCAGCGTGGGCGCCTTCTTGTAA